The proteins below are encoded in one region of Pseudomonadota bacterium:
- a CDS encoding F0F1 ATP synthase subunit gamma: METLEILGRKIKTSHDLLSVVKTMKSLAAVNIRQYETAAGAMDEYTVVIEKAWQVFFKNRPHLQKKKMSDQAVFLVIGSDQGMCGQFNENIMQYALDIANSEEMIGYEKIFWSAGERVRAGLEEEVVIHEHYYLPSSPSAIGDLMFEIVDKFAILHETERVETFHLFYNRLERGGAYSSASQRVLPLDPQYGEDKRRQSWPNRCLPMIGVNHALFFEQLFNQHIFGTIYKAFSQSLASENAARLASMQAAEKNILEMEEALQGKFRETRQNTITAELLDIISGFEALSPA, encoded by the coding sequence ATGGAAACCTTAGAGATTCTCGGCAGAAAGATAAAAACATCACACGACCTGTTGTCGGTGGTAAAAACCATGAAAAGCCTGGCTGCGGTGAATATTCGTCAATATGAAACCGCCGCCGGGGCAATGGATGAGTATACCGTTGTGATAGAAAAGGCCTGGCAGGTATTTTTTAAAAACCGGCCCCATCTCCAGAAAAAGAAAATGTCTGATCAGGCGGTATTTCTGGTCATTGGTTCGGACCAGGGGATGTGCGGGCAGTTTAATGAAAATATCATGCAGTATGCCCTGGACATCGCTAATTCTGAAGAAATGATCGGTTATGAAAAAATATTCTGGTCCGCCGGCGAACGGGTCCGGGCTGGCCTTGAAGAGGAAGTGGTAATACACGAACATTATTATCTGCCATCCTCGCCATCGGCAATCGGCGATCTCATGTTCGAAATCGTTGATAAATTCGCCATTTTGCATGAAACAGAAAGGGTTGAGACCTTTCACCTTTTTTACAACAGGCTTGAAAGGGGCGGGGCATATTCTTCGGCAAGCCAACGGGTTTTGCCCCTTGATCCGCAATACGGCGAGGATAAACGCCGCCAGTCATGGCCCAATCGTTGCCTGCCGATGATCGGCGTCAATCATGCATTGTTCTTTGAGCAGCTTTTCAATCAGCATATCTTCGGGACGATTTATAAGGCCTTTTCGCAGTCCCTGGCCAGTGAGAACGCAGCAAGGCTTGCGTCGATGCAGGCCGCCGAAAAGAATATTCTGGAAATGGAGGAAGCCCTGCAGGGCAAGTTCCGGGAAACCAGACAGAACACCATTACCGCTGAACTCCTGGATATAATTTCAGGGTTTGAGGCCTTATCCCCTGCTTAA
- a CDS encoding amino acid permease: MSNQTDPGTTGKEKNLFSTFGGVFTPAILTILGVIMFMRANFVVGQAGIIGAVIILIIAKSITLMTSFSIAAISTNIQVRGGGSYFLISRVMGVEFGGAIGIALFFALALSVPFYILGFAEALVISYPGIAPHFLSICLVTATVLFLVAYYGAGLAIKAQFVVMFVLFLAIAAFLGGGILQFSSARFMSNLSPGYGLDVARTSSGMQYGFWLIFAIYFPAVTGIDAGVNMSGDLKDPGTSIPRGTFAAVIVGFLVYLAQILIGGGAWERADLITNPFGLLKENALFGFSWIVVAGVIAATLSSALGSLLGAPRVLQAVSRDRIMKFLTFYAKGAKKGDEPRRALILTYFISVIVLLWAGNESGGDALNAMAAIIAMFFLYSYGMINLSAFIEDFGDNPSFRPRFRFYHWSTALLGAFACMVVSILINWIAAIGAILIIFLFFWFIKTRKLKAAFGDARRGFVYNSIRKNLLRLSRMPEDPKNWRPTMLVFSGIPALREPLVKYATWIAAKRGLVYLADILEGDFMELASRRPGALRQLQKFCEEKNIDAFPSVVTADTIEDGVSMLLQATETGPIHPNVAIFGWSSEYEHLPAYLRQLKVAAALEMSIFLVSVKGLPLQTNDKRIDIWWRGRKNGEMMMLAAHLITENWEWENTEIRLLRVVENEEGRIPASEDLVGIISLARVKAFPQVIVSRDPFENIFREYSASADCIFLGYELPEEEDERSWHGFYQKVLHDMPATILVNSQIREIIEA, encoded by the coding sequence ATGTCGAATCAAACAGATCCCGGGACCACAGGCAAAGAAAAAAATCTTTTCAGTACCTTTGGGGGCGTTTTTACTCCGGCGATACTGACAATCCTCGGCGTCATAATGTTCATGCGCGCCAATTTCGTCGTCGGCCAGGCAGGGATCATCGGCGCGGTGATTATCCTGATTATTGCCAAGTCCATCACCCTGATGACCTCTTTTTCCATAGCGGCAATCAGTACAAATATTCAGGTGCGGGGCGGCGGTTCGTATTTTCTCATATCAAGAGTAATGGGCGTTGAGTTCGGCGGCGCAATCGGCATTGCGCTTTTCTTTGCCCTGGCCCTTTCCGTGCCTTTTTATATTCTGGGATTTGCCGAAGCGCTGGTTATTTCATATCCAGGAATCGCCCCGCATTTTTTAAGTATCTGCCTGGTAACCGCCACAGTGCTTTTTCTGGTTGCTTATTATGGCGCAGGCCTGGCCATAAAGGCACAGTTTGTGGTCATGTTTGTTCTGTTTCTGGCTATTGCCGCTTTTCTGGGCGGCGGTATCCTGCAATTTTCATCGGCACGCTTTATGAGTAATCTTTCTCCCGGTTATGGGCTGGACGTGGCCCGGACATCCTCCGGAATGCAGTATGGCTTCTGGTTGATATTTGCGATTTATTTTCCGGCAGTCACCGGTATTGATGCAGGGGTCAATATGAGTGGCGATCTCAAGGACCCCGGTACAAGTATTCCCCGGGGGACTTTTGCGGCGGTGATCGTCGGGTTTCTGGTGTATCTGGCGCAGATACTAATCGGCGGTGGCGCCTGGGAACGAGCGGACCTTATTACCAATCCCTTTGGGTTGTTAAAGGAAAACGCTCTGTTCGGTTTTTCATGGATTGTAGTTGCAGGAGTTATTGCCGCAACTCTTTCCTCTGCCCTGGGCAGCCTTCTCGGAGCGCCTCGTGTGCTGCAGGCTGTGTCACGTGATCGGATAATGAAGTTTTTGACGTTTTATGCAAAAGGGGCAAAAAAAGGTGATGAGCCCAGGCGGGCACTTATCTTGACTTATTTTATCAGCGTAATCGTGCTGCTCTGGGCCGGGAATGAATCCGGCGGCGATGCACTTAACGCCATGGCGGCGATCATTGCGATGTTTTTTTTATACAGTTACGGGATGATTAATCTGTCGGCGTTTATCGAGGATTTCGGCGACAACCCTTCTTTCCGGCCGCGATTCCGTTTTTATCACTGGTCAACCGCCCTGCTTGGCGCTTTTGCCTGTATGGTGGTTTCCATTCTCATTAACTGGATTGCGGCAATCGGTGCAATCCTTATTATTTTTCTCTTTTTCTGGTTTATCAAGACCAGAAAGCTTAAAGCGGCTTTTGGTGATGCCAGGCGGGGATTTGTCTATAATTCCATCCGCAAGAACCTTCTCCGTCTGAGCCGGATGCCGGAGGATCCCAAGAACTGGCGGCCCACCATGCTGGTTTTTTCAGGAATTCCTGCTCTTCGTGAACCACTGGTTAAATATGCCACATGGATTGCGGCTAAACGTGGACTGGTGTATCTGGCAGACATTCTTGAGGGGGATTTCATGGAACTTGCGTCCAGAAGACCGGGGGCTCTCCGGCAATTACAGAAGTTCTGCGAGGAAAAAAATATCGACGCCTTTCCGTCGGTTGTGACCGCAGACACAATTGAAGATGGGGTTTCCATGCTGCTTCAGGCAACAGAAACCGGACCGATTCATCCTAATGTCGCAATATTCGGCTGGTCTTCTGAATACGAACATCTGCCCGCTTATCTTCGCCAGCTGAAGGTTGCAGCCGCATTGGAGATGAGCATTTTCCTCGTGTCAGTAAAAGGCCTGCCGCTTCAAACCAATGATAAACGGATAGACATCTGGTGGCGTGGAAGAAAAAACGGCGAGATGATGATGCTGGCGGCCCACCTGATTACCGAAAACTGGGAATGGGAAAACACCGAGATTCGTCTGCTGCGGGTGGTTGAAAACGAGGAGGGGCGGATTCCTGCGTCAGAGGATCTTGTCGGGATAATCAGTCTTGCCCGGGTAAAGGCTTTTCCGCAAGTTATCGTGAGCCGCGACCCTTTTGAAAATATATTTCGGGAATATTCAGCAAGCGCTGATTGCATATTTCTGGGTTATGAACTCCCTGAAGAAGAAGACGAAAGAAGCTGGCACGGCTTTTATCAGAAAGTGCTTCATGATATGCCTGCGACAATTCTGGTTAATTCACAGATCCGCGAAATCATCGAAGCCTAA